The DNA segment TAAGATTCAAACTTGGATTTCTTTGAGTCGCGATCGCCAGCGTCATGTCATAGATGTATTGCAAGAAGTTTTACAAGAATTGCTGCAAAACGATAAGTATATGCAGCAGCAAATGGCTTGCATCAGTGAATTTACCACCGATAAACGACTGCGGGATACTTTATTATTTGCCAGCATCGAAGAGTATTCGATGCGGCCAGTCCGGAATCAACCCTTGCTCGTATATAGATTTGTCAACTACCTGCGACGCATTCAGCGTGGTGGCTTAACCCAAGTGCCAGGAACTGATTTAATCAGGCTAGTTTCCGAAGAAATCCTCTCAGATGATAGTGATCATCGGGTGAATTTAGTTGATAATCAAGCGATCGCGGAACACCTAGAAGCACAACAACTAGAAGAACAACAGGCACTGCGGCAGCTAGTACAACAAGAATTTGCGGATTATTTGCAAGCAACTTTGGGACAAGAGGCAGTAGAGTGGCTGCGATTGTATCTGCAAGGCAAGTCCCAAGATGAAATCGCCAAAAAACTCAATAAACCAATTAAAGAAATTTACCGTCTGCGAGAAAAAATCAGCTACCATGCACTGCGCGTCTTTGCCCTCAAAGGTAACCCAGAACTTGTGGATAACTGGTTAGCCATTTCCCTACAAGAAAATAATTTAGGGCTAACTCCAAACCAATGGCAGCAACTGTATGAAAACTTAACTCCTTTGGGGCGGCAGATTTTAGATTTGCGTAAAGCAGGCAACTCTATAGAAGCAACAGCCCAACATTTAACCCTCAAAACTCATCAGGTGATGGGCGAATGGACAAAAGTATATCTTGCAGCCCAATCTTTAAGAACTCAGGAATGACTAATGAGTGTCACGACTGGCCATGTCTGATCACAAATCTACCTGTTGATCAGTTGGCAATTGACGAAAACAGCCAGAACTGCCACTGCTTGGCTACTTTGCTTCTCTGCACACAAAGCAAGTACCTAAATATACAGAAAATATATTCATTTAATTGGGGATTGAGAATGAATCCCATACCCAAAATCTCGTAGTAATTAATTTAACTTTTAACAAGAGAATTTTGTAGCAAAATAAAATATAAGAATAAATTGAGTCATCAAATTTATGTTGTCTTCAGACGGCAAATCAACTGATACAAGAGTAATTGGGCAGCAAGTATTACCCAAAATTGCAGCCAATTGGGAGCAAAGACGCGAGGAAGTCTTTCATCTGATTGATAGTCTTTTATCCTTTGAAGCTTGCCTGCACTACCAAATTGCGCCCTTTGGAATAGAAGGAAATCAGCTGCTATTAGGTATGGTTGATCCACAAGATAGTGAATCCCTAAATTACGTAAGTCGGATTGTATCTTATATTAACTGCACCTTAGTGGCTCAAGAAATCGCTATCGACACACACAGCACTATACTATCGGCTTACCTCAACCATCAAAATACATTCCACCCAGATGCTAAACAAGTGGATCAGCAAGAGGCCAAATTAGCCTCAGAAAAGAGCAAAATTACTATGATCAACGAACTGATCCAATCTACAACTGCCTCCTCTAAACCCGATCAGGAAACATTGATCTCGTTTCCTCAGACACAAACCCCACAATCTTCTGAGCAACACCAAGATTTTTTACCCAAGCCAAATCCAGATAACTTATCTCCAACTGGCACCCCCAGTCCTCCCGTCCATGAGCAGCCACAAAACGACTCTGCTAGGTTAAAATTACTCAGTAAATTAACTGTTTTACAAGTAGATTTTCCAGAAGAATTTATTCCTGTTGAGATGCTGGCCAGCCTACCACCCAAGAAATTACTCAAAGAATTACTGGGAAGAGTTTTGAATGGGGGAATTGGTCGCTTGTATTTGGAAAGACAACCTTACCAAGGTAAAATAATTTTGAGTAATAATGGAGTCATGCAGTTTGGATTAGAAAATATTCCCCTTTCCGTATTCCAAGGAGTGCTGAATCAATTGAAGTGCTTTGCTTCCCTACCTTTTAGCAAACTTGTAGAACCAAAACAAGTAGAAAAAGAATGTCTATATCAAAAAAATCGTTTGTTATTACGCCTGCGGGTAATGCCAGGAACTTACGGTGAAGAGGCGACACTACAAGTATTGAAGGGAACGGCTTTAGAGTTTTATCAACAACAACAGTTAGCCCGCCTGAGTCGTGATGCTTTGGGAATTTCGCAACAACTCAGCTTTAAGTTACATGAACTGCAACAACGAATTTTTCTGAATCCCAGCCTAAAATCTGAGCAATTGACAGCTGTATCGACCTTAAATCAGCTAGTAAAAAATTTAGACCAGCAGATAAAAATATTGCAAGAAACGAGTGAGACACCAGAAAACAGCTAAGAGCAATTAATTCTATCCGTGAAAGCGCTGTTTTTGTTCCCAGACAATTCTTATGTTGTAATGTAATTTGAGACTAAACATTTTGGAAGTTTTGGTGTAATTTCGCAAAAAAACGCTGAAAACCCTTGATAAACATCAACTCAGTGCCGCTTTTCGTACTTTAAGCAGGGAAGTGTCAAAGTAGCCAACTTAATGTTTCTGGCTTTTGTGTAAGACGCTTTGCGAATGTTGCTACCGAAGAACTGGAAGTGA comes from the Nodularia sp. NIES-3585 genome and includes:
- a CDS encoding pilus assembly protein PilB, translating into MLSSDGKSTDTRVIGQQVLPKIAANWEQRREEVFHLIDSLLSFEACLHYQIAPFGIEGNQLLLGMVDPQDSESLNYVSRIVSYINCTLVAQEIAIDTHSTILSAYLNHQNTFHPDAKQVDQQEAKLASEKSKITMINELIQSTTASSKPDQETLISFPQTQTPQSSEQHQDFLPKPNPDNLSPTGTPSPPVHEQPQNDSARLKLLSKLTVLQVDFPEEFIPVEMLASLPPKKLLKELLGRVLNGGIGRLYLERQPYQGKIILSNNGVMQFGLENIPLSVFQGVLNQLKCFASLPFSKLVEPKQVEKECLYQKNRLLLRLRVMPGTYGEEATLQVLKGTALEFYQQQQLARLSRDALGISQQLSFKLHELQQRIFLNPSLKSEQLTAVSTLNQLVKNLDQQIKILQETSETPENS
- a CDS encoding HetZ-related protein 2, coding for MGVVMQTLIQGFEERNLAMTKEAEKLRNYWDKRLAEECPEQSIANRESIILWLLGSDLERFAHFNPQELKIAKQAMEYRWKIVRQRYLGMGRERAYRQLLTRLAGLVTLRNKIQTWISLSRDRQRHVIDVLQEVLQELLQNDKYMQQQMACISEFTTDKRLRDTLLFASIEEYSMRPVRNQPLLVYRFVNYLRRIQRGGLTQVPGTDLIRLVSEEILSDDSDHRVNLVDNQAIAEHLEAQQLEEQQALRQLVQQEFADYLQATLGQEAVEWLRLYLQGKSQDEIAKKLNKPIKEIYRLREKISYHALRVFALKGNPELVDNWLAISLQENNLGLTPNQWQQLYENLTPLGRQILDLRKAGNSIEATAQHLTLKTHQVMGEWTKVYLAAQSLRTQE